In Gossypium arboreum isolate Shixiya-1 chromosome 3, ASM2569848v2, whole genome shotgun sequence, the sequence TCATGTGTACCTCATGTTAACgtataaagattaattttaataataaaatggttaaattttttataaaatgatcAGAATATTTTTATCTAACTACaacaattaatttatttatttttatcataaaagTAAATTCTATGATACTTTTATCTTCGACTctatttaatttgaatttaattaatttctctttatatttaaaattaacatttataaaaaattaaataacttttaaccataagttttaaaaatttaattaaattataatataaaaataattaggtggaaGCTTAATTGAGATAGAATGAgttgattttaatttataaataagagTTGATTTTGTgctaattaaaatgtaaaaatgtaaaagCCGTAATAGTATAATGAAACCCTTGTATTAGTAGTTGGATTATACTTTATTTTCTCTATCTAAAAACTGATAAATCAATTCTTATTAGATCAAAATAATACATCACCATAAGTTATCCTCTTACATACCTCGTGTTCATATCTAATTATTCTAACAATTACATTAATTTTAACAATACTAATAATTTAACCGATTCAACTATCGGTTTGATTTAAAATCCATTAACCACTATATGTTATCTTAGGCCTTTCAAAGAACTCTTCTAAGATTGCATTTACCACAACAAACAGATAAAAGTATCATAAAAACTTATCAAATTAAACCTATCAAATTGCATCTTACTTCATCTGTTAAAAGATGAATAATTTAATCTCTAAACATTACATCAAAGAATAATTTGATCATTCTAGGTCAGATGCACTATTTTTTTACGAATGAAACAAAATACTGATTTACCGAGATAATCAAGTATATAAGCAAAAGAGAGTTCTGAGATTGAAAGGGTAAATTCAAGCATTGTGCCACAAATCCTAATAGTATTTTCAATTCAAGTCTGCATTTGCCTTTCTGAGCTTATTATCGAAATAGTATTAGCTCTCAAATGATTCAAGTATAACAATAAATTCATGAATCAACCAACAGAAGAATCACAGTACTATTCTAATGATTTCCAAGTAAATAATTACTGCAAATTCGTTGTAAAAAATCATACACTATTCTTAATTATCCTCCTCTTAGCCAAAAACCTTGCGATCGGAGGCGTAAGCGCGACGGTGATCGGAACCCTAACAGGGATCAATGCCTTGTTACAAAGCACAGCCAATGCAAGGGCTCCACCGGTAGAAGCAGCAAGCTCAGCCGTCCGATTTCTCTGCTTCTCACCGACCACCGCCGTTGATTTCTCCCCGATCGGTTCTTCAATCAAAAACCCATCTGATTCCGTCGATTGTGGTGGTGGATTTTGGTTCTTTTGATCATTGGAAAAGCCTGGGAGATGTAATTTGTCGAACAAAGATTCAACGTCAACGTTGTTCTTGATGGCAACGTAAAGGCCGGTGATTGAAACTCCGGAGACCGTGAAATGAACGCCGAGTGCCACTTTCCCGTATTTCTTCAAGAACTGCTTGAATCGGCCTCCACTGTAAGTAGCCATCTTTCCTTGTTTGAagttttggggtttttttttttttttttgggaaatgGTTTAGGGTTTTGGGGGTTCTTTCatttttaagttttggaaaacattggtctagcttgaCAATACAGTGGATGGATCCATTGGATATAAGTTTTGTCCAATGGGCCAAAAAAGCAATCATTTACATGTTAGACCTTGAAGTTTCTCTAAATTCTAAATTAATCCTGAACTTTAAAAACATTATAATTGAATATCCAAATTATCAATATTAAATCAATAAGgtatttctatcaatttaactattaacttgAACATTAAATGGTAACTCCAAATCCGGCACGGTTTAAAGTGCAAATACGTAGTGTACTTATTGTACGGAGAATTTGGatttgattttctaaaaataaaaacaaaagaaatagtCCTTCTAAATGTTATCAACGATTATTTTAACGATTTGGATCAAAGTTATTCGTGCGATAAGCTATGCATGTTGTTCAGTTGGGCTCTTATATTATTTGTTACCTGAGTTTGGTttcaatgtttaatttaattcatgAACTTCTTTTTTATCTCAAATTGGTACTTGAGCGTGGCTTCAATATTCAATTTActacttttttttcaattttgtatttgagttttttaTTCTCTCAATTAAGCACCTAAGTTTGACTTCAATGTTTAGTTTGATACTTATCCAATGGGCCACAAAAGCAATCATAAATTCTAAATTGATCCAAGTTATTCGTGGGATAAGCTACAAATACGTTTACAATTGGGTTAATATATTAATTGGTATCTAAGTTTGgttttaatgttcaatttggtacttgagtttGGCTTCAATATTCAAATTGGTACCTAAGTTTGGCTTCAATATTCAAGTTGGTACTTGAGTTTTTTATTGTTCCAATTAAGCACCTGAGTTTAACttcaatgttcaatttggtaattaagttttttttttgttctaaTTAATTACTTTTTTTCTTACTAGAACGCATGTGTTATATATTCATTGTGTCACGCAATGTCGTTTGATTTGGTGCCAAATTGAATATTATAGTCAAACTTAGATACCAAATCGtaacaaaaaaatttatattccaatttgaatattaaaatcaaacttagataccaaataatatattaatattttataatttgatcTACGTGTttcaattatattttatattaaattagagTAAATATTTAACTCTGTAGAACAAACGATATGATTGAtacaatattaataatttaaaaaattgaaaattacaaACAAATTAACCTATGAACTCTTTCACTTATCTCTCTCCAACTATTGCTATTATAGGATTGAATGGCTACATAGTTAGGGATGTGAAAAATTTTGCTTAAATTATAATCTATGGCCATGGTTCAGTGTATTGTCGTTGTTACTCGAAGACAAAACTTGATACATGTGTATCTTTTGTTTGAAGCATCTTTCTATAATTATAATTCATTGTGAACAACACATTCGATGTCTCACTATCATTTCATTAAAGGGTTGTGATTTACTTTTTCTAGCCTTATTCATTAGTGGGATACTTTTGGATAATCTTTTCATAGgcgaaaatttttaaattgtagTTTATTGAGGTGAAAATTAAGTTGTAATTTTCacgataataaaatataaatttattattttaatagtttatatttataaaaattttaaagtattgaatttatttttatattttaagggttataatgtaattttatatttactaatttaaaatttaaaaatttaaagggtttaaatagaaaatttttcattttaggtagGTCGATAGCCTTGTCAGCCCCTAGTTTCACCCTTATTTTCatgtaataataaatttagttctcaatatttatttatttgtttatttgactattaattttataaaagagatggattttctttttatggaaatatttattaaaatattaaaattttaatgatgttGACGTAATAATCTGCACGATAGTCATGTGTAATTCACGATGACAtgatattatttgttttatatgcCATGTCAATAaatactttaaaaaaataaaaaattcaaaaaaaaagttcataaattttaaaaaataacacgAGGTGCACATGAATTACCATGCGAACTGCCAACTAGTCAATATTTCCTTTGAAAAATcagcaatttaattatttttgaaaagttgatgattaaattcaacTCTTTTTAAAGAAGTAATTGCTGGATTTAACTCAAAAAATGAAATCAATACTAAATTGACAAAAATAGCACTTAAACCCACATCTTCCTATATTCATGCCAATTGAGTCTTAATTTTTAATATACCTACTTTGCTATTTAAACtaaaaaaatatttgttttttataattaattttataaattccttaaaaagaataaaatatttttttgccaTCATGATCTGACTCACTCATCCATGAACAGTCTTAGTGGGCATTAAATAATCTGGTCTTATTGAGGTTTGTGAATATACAAAAGCACACTATGCCATAATTATCACATTGTCTAATTAAGcatatagtatatactattaattAGTTAGTTAGCATGCTGTG encodes:
- the LOC108475467 gene encoding uncharacterized protein LOC108475467; protein product: MATYSGGRFKQFLKKYGKVALGVHFTVSGVSITGLYVAIKNNVDVESLFDKLHLPGFSNDQKNQNPPPQSTESDGFLIEEPIGEKSTAVVGEKQRNRTAELAASTGGALALAVLCNKALIPVRVPITVALTPPIARFLAKRRIIKNSV